In Sphingobacterium sp. lm-10, one DNA window encodes the following:
- a CDS encoding glycosyltransferase family 25 protein, giving the protein MSSTSIPTYIINLEKRAERRQFAENQFCKHPEFNVNFFKAIQDSNPAFGLYKSLRTIIESARKKRFPLVLICEDDHKFSNEYQFDVLKSYLERVEKYEADVFAGGVSWFNCALPAEEDLYWIDNFTGAQFLIIYERFYQKILNSRFTEVDIIDQWISKLSDKIFVAVPMLSVQHDFGYSDVTPKNNVEGRVDVLFSDTRKRWETLKDVIAHTKRAITIYSPVDVEQDMQLSTYVLNTDHHTDRLASIQQQFDYRQEFDISVIRIENRKSEVFELWNALQHIVEIASEQEEDVILICQDDHVFCDAYNKLALFESIYQGAFLGADIILGSTAVTQQIIPVSNHLSWTSVFQDSSFIVIYSSLFQTILDSTFDDNDSVDKKLSSLTANKYIIYPFVSGRKEFACSETKNDALSIKQNSPNYGLSERKILEVMKMFNRLTIKNNKDTTDLTVIN; this is encoded by the coding sequence ATGAGTAGTACTTCTATTCCAACTTATATCATTAACCTAGAAAAGCGCGCTGAAAGGAGACAATTTGCAGAAAACCAGTTTTGCAAACATCCAGAATTCAATGTGAATTTTTTCAAAGCAATCCAAGATAGCAATCCTGCTTTTGGCTTATATAAGTCATTACGTACGATAATCGAAAGTGCTCGTAAAAAGAGATTTCCTCTAGTGTTGATCTGCGAAGATGACCATAAGTTTAGTAACGAATATCAATTTGATGTTTTAAAGAGTTATTTAGAACGTGTAGAAAAATACGAAGCAGATGTGTTCGCGGGCGGAGTAAGTTGGTTTAATTGCGCACTACCTGCGGAAGAAGATTTGTACTGGATAGATAATTTTACTGGGGCCCAATTCTTAATCATTTACGAACGTTTTTATCAAAAAATACTAAACTCTCGATTTACTGAAGTAGATATTATAGACCAGTGGATAAGTAAATTATCAGACAAAATATTTGTTGCAGTACCTATGTTATCGGTGCAACATGACTTTGGATATTCGGATGTAACACCTAAGAATAATGTCGAAGGCAGAGTAGATGTGCTTTTTTCGGATACTAGAAAACGCTGGGAAACACTCAAAGACGTAATAGCACATACGAAAAGGGCAATAACTATTTATAGTCCAGTAGATGTTGAACAAGATATGCAATTATCGACTTATGTACTTAATACGGATCACCATACTGATCGATTGGCGAGTATACAACAACAGTTTGACTATAGACAAGAATTTGATATCTCTGTAATAAGGATCGAAAATCGAAAAAGTGAAGTATTTGAATTATGGAATGCTCTTCAACATATTGTAGAAATTGCGTCTGAGCAAGAGGAAGATGTGATCTTAATCTGCCAAGATGACCATGTTTTTTGTGATGCATATAACAAGCTGGCGCTTTTTGAGTCGATATATCAAGGTGCTTTTCTAGGAGCAGATATTATCTTAGGTAGTACAGCGGTTACGCAACAGATAATACCGGTCAGTAATCATCTTTCTTGGACTAGTGTTTTTCAAGACTCGTCATTTATTGTAATCTACAGTAGTTTATTTCAAACTATTCTAGATTCAACTTTTGATGATAATGACTCGGTCGATAAAAAATTATCTTCTCTAACCGCTAATAAGTACATCATCTATCCATTCGTTTCAGGCCGAAAGGAATTTGCGTGCTCCGAGACGAAAAACGATGCTTTATCAATTAAACAGAATTCCCCAAATTATGGCTTAAGTGAGCGCAAAATTTTAGAAGTGATGAAAATGTTTAATCGTCTAACAATAAAAAATAATAAAGATACGACTGATTTGACTGTGATAAATTGA
- the putP gene encoding sodium/proline symporter PutP, with the protein MHVYEGISIGLYMVLMLLIGFYSYKKSTANTEEFLLGGRNLGAAVTALSAGAADMSGWLLMGLPGAMYLSGLSASWIAIGLTFGAYMNYILVAPRLRAYTEVANNAITIPVFFENRFKDKSQLLKIAASVLILIFFTLYTSAGMVSGGRLFESAFNMDYTTGLVFTSVVVVIYTFMGGFLAVSLTDFVQGAIMVLALVILPIVMIMELGGLGETFAVIREKNPDYLDLFKGTTTVGIVSLLAWGFGYFGQPHILVRFMAIDKVSDIKKARHIGISWMIFTVGGAMAVGLFGIAYLTKSDSTLMMQFDGSKEMAETIFIYLSRIMFHPLIGGFLLSAILAAVMSTISSQLLVTASSMTEDIYKALLHKEASPARMLIVSRLSVLLVAIIAILLSLNPKDSILNLVGNAWAGFGAAFGPVVLLALLWRKSTRWGALSGMLTGGIVVLLWVYIPHNYKDLYEIIPGFFAGLLVNFVVSLATFKPDDSVSEDFDKMERMLKQ; encoded by the coding sequence ATGCATGTTTACGAAGGTATATCCATTGGCCTCTATATGGTATTAATGCTCCTGATAGGCTTTTATTCTTATAAAAAATCTACCGCCAATACGGAGGAATTCTTACTCGGCGGGCGCAATCTTGGTGCAGCTGTCACCGCTTTGTCTGCTGGTGCGGCCGACATGAGCGGCTGGCTGTTGATGGGCTTGCCGGGAGCGATGTATCTGTCCGGTTTATCCGCGTCCTGGATTGCGATCGGTTTGACCTTTGGTGCCTATATGAATTATATCTTGGTAGCCCCGCGTTTGCGAGCTTACACAGAGGTAGCCAATAACGCGATCACGATACCCGTCTTCTTTGAAAACCGCTTTAAAGATAAATCTCAATTATTGAAGATTGCTGCCAGCGTATTAATTTTGATCTTTTTTACGCTGTATACCTCAGCAGGTATGGTTTCTGGCGGCCGTCTGTTCGAATCAGCCTTTAATATGGATTATACTACAGGATTAGTATTTACTTCTGTTGTGGTGGTGATTTACACCTTTATGGGAGGTTTTTTGGCGGTGAGTCTTACGGATTTTGTGCAGGGGGCAATTATGGTTTTAGCATTAGTGATATTACCGATTGTCATGATTATGGAACTTGGTGGGCTGGGTGAGACGTTTGCCGTAATTAGAGAGAAAAATCCAGATTATCTGGATCTTTTCAAAGGAACCACTACGGTAGGAATTGTTTCTTTGCTTGCTTGGGGCTTTGGCTACTTCGGGCAACCGCATATTCTGGTGCGCTTTATGGCGATTGATAAAGTAAGTGATATCAAGAAAGCGCGACATATTGGCATCAGTTGGATGATCTTTACCGTGGGCGGGGCAATGGCGGTAGGTCTATTTGGAATTGCCTATCTGACTAAGAGTGATAGTACGCTGATGATGCAGTTTGATGGTTCCAAAGAGATGGCAGAAACGATCTTTATTTATTTGTCGCGCATTATGTTCCATCCATTGATTGGTGGATTTTTGCTTTCAGCAATTTTGGCGGCCGTCATGAGTACGATTTCGTCGCAGTTATTGGTGACGGCGAGTTCGATGACAGAAGATATTTACAAAGCGCTGTTGCACAAAGAAGCATCTCCAGCACGTATGCTGATCGTGAGCCGGCTGTCTGTTTTATTGGTAGCGATTATAGCGATTCTACTTTCATTAAATCCAAAAGATAGTATTCTAAATTTGGTTGGAAATGCATGGGCAGGCTTTGGCGCTGCTTTTGGGCCTGTTGTTTTATTGGCGCTATTATGGCGAAAATCTACGCGTTGGGGTGCATTAAGTGGGATGTTGACTGGCGGTATCGTTGTGCTATTATGGGTTTATATCCCGCATAATTATAAGGATCTTTATGAGATTATTCCAGGATTTTTCGCAGGTTTGTTGGTCAATTTTGTTGTTTCGTTGGCTACATTTAAGCCCGATGATTCGGTTTCGGAAGACTTTGATAAGATGGAGCGTATGCTGAAGCAGTAG
- the dnaJ gene encoding molecular chaperone DnaJ, producing MSKRDYYDVLGVSRGAEAAEIKSSYRKLAIKHHPDKNPDDAAAEEKFKEAAEAYEVLSNPEKRRRYDQFGHAGNSAAGGYGGGAGGMNMDDIFSQFGDIFGGGGGGNPFEGFFGGGGSRGGGRRVQRGSNLRVKIKLTLEEVAQGVEKKIKVNKQVACQTCDGTGAKDKSSYHTCSTCNGSGSVRRVTNTILGQMQTTSTCPTCNGEGIEITAKCTTCKGEGLTRSDENITINIPAGVSEGMQLSMSGKGNAAPRGGIPGDLIILVEETPHESLKRDGINVIYDLYINFADAALGTSVEIPTIDGKAKIKIEPGTQGGKILRLKGKGLPEVNSYHKGDQLVYVNVWTPKAVSKEERDVLEKLKESSNFKPQPGKNEKSFFERIKEYFE from the coding sequence ATGTCAAAAAGAGATTACTACGACGTATTAGGTGTTTCAAGAGGAGCAGAAGCCGCAGAGATTAAGTCTTCTTACCGCAAGCTTGCGATTAAGCACCACCCGGACAAAAATCCGGATGATGCAGCAGCAGAAGAAAAATTTAAGGAAGCTGCGGAAGCCTACGAGGTACTTAGCAATCCGGAGAAACGCAGACGCTACGATCAATTTGGTCATGCAGGAAATAGTGCTGCCGGTGGATATGGGGGCGGTGCAGGCGGCATGAACATGGATGATATCTTCAGCCAATTTGGAGATATTTTCGGTGGCGGCGGTGGCGGCAATCCGTTTGAAGGCTTTTTCGGCGGTGGCGGCTCACGTGGTGGCGGTCGTCGTGTACAACGCGGATCCAATTTACGCGTAAAAATAAAACTCACGCTGGAAGAAGTTGCCCAGGGTGTAGAGAAAAAAATTAAAGTCAACAAACAGGTCGCTTGCCAGACATGTGATGGCACTGGTGCCAAAGACAAGAGCTCTTACCACACGTGTAGCACCTGTAATGGCTCTGGCTCGGTAAGACGTGTCACCAACACCATTCTTGGCCAGATGCAAACGACTAGCACTTGTCCGACTTGTAATGGAGAAGGCATCGAAATCACCGCTAAATGTACTACTTGTAAAGGTGAGGGCTTGACACGTAGTGATGAGAACATCACCATCAATATTCCAGCTGGCGTAAGCGAAGGCATGCAATTGTCTATGAGTGGCAAAGGTAATGCAGCTCCTCGTGGCGGCATCCCTGGAGATTTGATCATTCTTGTGGAAGAAACTCCTCACGAGTCGTTGAAACGCGATGGCATCAATGTAATTTACGATTTGTATATCAATTTTGCAGATGCAGCATTAGGCACTAGTGTAGAGATCCCAACCATCGATGGTAAGGCAAAGATCAAGATCGAGCCCGGCACACAAGGCGGCAAAATTTTACGCCTGAAAGGTAAAGGACTTCCAGAAGTCAACTCCTATCATAAAGGTGATCAATTGGTTTACGTAAATGTCTGGACACCAAAAGCAGTTTCTAAGGAAGAGCGTGATGTCTTAGAAAAATTGAAAGAATCTTCTAATTTCAAGCCACAACCTGGTAAGAATGAAAAGTCATTCTTTGAGCGCATCAAAGAATATTTCGAATAA
- a CDS encoding 4Fe-4S dicluster domain-containing protein: MAIKITDECINCGACEPECPNNAIYDAGVTWKFSEGTALEGVIDFGDGVTLDANESQDAVSDEVYYIVSDKCTECVGFHDEPQCAAVCPVDCCVEDEDIVESEEELLAKKAWLHAE, translated from the coding sequence ATGGCAATTAAAATAACAGACGAATGTATCAACTGTGGAGCTTGTGAGCCTGAATGCCCTAACAATGCGATCTACGATGCAGGTGTGACCTGGAAGTTTTCTGAAGGTACTGCTTTAGAAGGAGTGATTGATTTTGGTGATGGGGTTACTTTAGATGCAAACGAGTCTCAGGATGCAGTTTCAGATGAGGTTTATTATATCGTGTCGGACAAATGTACGGAATGTGTAGGCTTTCACGATGAGCCACAGTGTGCAGCGGTTTGTCCGGTAGACTGTTGTGTTGAAGATGAAGATATTGTAGAATCTGAGGAAGAATTGTTAGCGAAAAAGGCTTGGCTTCACGCAGAGTAA
- a CDS encoding TolC family protein: MTTALSILDRRNIDIQNLKHQTTLARQEVKDAKNALLPKLNLGLSHNYNFGLAFDQIAGQLITGNRWTNFANANIGTQVVIFKGFELQNQIRNAVLNLESNYLELKSLNRSSKLQLLQIYFTAITNRALLESGLNQLDFSKEQLQLQREQFEMGVKTLVDVSLAESQVATNELNALTSKNNYINSLIDLKQLLNISYTDSIELEIPENSIENLYITDTSNSNESLAQNPLIAIANINLTKAELVQKIAKNRYMPTISFSGGYGTNYSSERVDFQTGNFMPFLNQVNQNRSLNLGLSLSVPIFDGFQVRSAKNKADINILIQKNEIEKVKMEQEKIFQKSLQEYHRSIQEYNVSKKQLKSLKTSLDALSERYELGLASPVDFSKALLDHNLSEFKVITSKYNAMYYNEIIKVLNSSS, from the coding sequence TTGACTACAGCTCTATCGATACTTGATCGAAGAAATATAGATATTCAAAATCTTAAACATCAAACTACATTAGCCCGGCAAGAGGTAAAAGATGCAAAGAACGCCTTACTACCCAAGCTAAATTTAGGATTAAGTCATAATTACAACTTCGGTTTAGCCTTTGACCAGATCGCTGGTCAACTTATAACTGGAAACAGATGGACGAATTTTGCCAACGCCAATATTGGTACTCAAGTTGTTATATTTAAAGGTTTTGAACTACAAAACCAAATCAGAAATGCAGTTCTAAATTTGGAATCAAACTATTTAGAACTAAAATCTTTAAATAGATCATCAAAACTGCAACTACTTCAAATCTATTTTACAGCCATCACCAACAGAGCCCTTTTAGAATCTGGCCTTAATCAATTAGATTTTTCTAAGGAACAATTGCAACTACAAAGAGAACAATTTGAAATGGGCGTAAAAACACTAGTAGATGTATCATTAGCTGAAAGTCAAGTTGCTACAAATGAGCTTAATGCATTAACTAGTAAAAACAATTACATCAACTCGTTAATTGACCTAAAACAGCTGCTTAACATTTCCTATACAGATAGTATTGAGCTTGAAATTCCAGAAAACAGCATAGAAAATCTTTATATTACAGACACGTCAAACTCAAATGAATCCCTAGCACAAAACCCACTGATTGCGATAGCAAACATTAACCTAACAAAAGCTGAGTTAGTGCAAAAAATCGCCAAGAACAGGTACATGCCAACAATATCTTTTTCAGGAGGATACGGAACCAATTACTCTTCTGAAAGAGTTGATTTTCAAACAGGAAACTTTATGCCATTTCTTAATCAAGTGAATCAAAATAGATCACTCAATTTAGGGCTATCGCTATCGGTTCCTATTTTTGATGGTTTTCAAGTCCGCAGTGCAAAAAACAAGGCTGATATCAATATTTTGATACAAAAAAATGAGATAGAGAAGGTCAAGATGGAACAAGAGAAGATTTTCCAAAAGTCTTTGCAAGAATACCATCGATCAATTCAAGAATATAATGTTTCTAAAAAGCAACTTAAAAGTCTAAAAACCTCGCTTGACGCTTTGTCTGAACGATATGAATTGGGCTTGGCTTCGCCTGTAGACTTTTCAAAAGCATTATTGGATCATAATTTAAGTGAATTTAAGGTGATAACTTCTAAATACAATGCGATGTACTACAATGAAATTATTAAGGTGTTAAATAGTAGTAGTTAA
- a CDS encoding acyl-CoA reductase has protein sequence MTKNQRIAAFTKLGDYLRKDDSDIASLLLSTEIKNPWYTAENVNRQLRAITQNLTESKLESWTAQIPQKLSDKTVALVLAGNIPLVGFHDILSVLISGFRVQIKPSSDDAGLTVWLLQQLIQIEPLFADKIEIVERLGMHDLIIATGSNNSARYFEYYFGKKPHIIRKNRNSVAILQGNESSDQLLQLGHDIFDYFGLGCRSVSKIYIPEHYDISAFYEGIATFHPIGQHHKYANNYDYNKSIFLINGDIHFDNGFLLLKEDTQWASPLAVVHFERYTSLTDVAADIHAAQDHIQCVVSSSSISLNVPVFAFGESQCPALDDYADGIDILAFLEKHR, from the coding sequence TTGACAAAGAATCAACGAATAGCAGCATTTACCAAATTGGGGGATTATCTCAGAAAAGATGATTCAGATATAGCAAGCTTATTACTAAGTACTGAAATAAAAAATCCTTGGTACACCGCTGAAAATGTAAATCGGCAGCTTCGTGCCATTACACAAAACCTCACCGAAAGCAAATTAGAAAGTTGGACAGCACAAATCCCTCAAAAACTTTCCGATAAAACGGTCGCGCTGGTATTGGCAGGAAATATTCCTTTGGTTGGCTTTCATGATATATTAAGCGTTTTGATTAGTGGTTTCCGTGTACAAATAAAGCCTTCCTCGGACGATGCAGGGTTGACTGTATGGTTATTACAGCAATTAATCCAAATAGAACCATTATTTGCAGACAAAATCGAGATTGTTGAACGATTGGGCATGCACGATCTGATCATAGCTACAGGAAGTAACAACTCAGCCCGTTATTTCGAGTACTATTTCGGAAAGAAACCGCATATTATTCGAAAAAACAGAAATTCTGTCGCTATACTCCAAGGCAACGAATCTTCAGATCAGTTACTACAACTTGGTCACGACATCTTTGATTACTTTGGATTAGGTTGCCGTTCGGTATCAAAAATATACATCCCCGAGCATTATGATATTTCCGCATTTTATGAAGGTATTGCCACATTTCATCCGATCGGGCAGCATCATAAGTATGCCAACAACTATGACTACAATAAATCGATTTTCTTAATTAACGGAGATATACACTTTGACAATGGTTTTCTACTGCTTAAAGAAGATACCCAATGGGCTTCTCCCCTAGCCGTGGTACATTTCGAGCGCTACACGTCATTGACTGACGTGGCTGCGGATATCCATGCGGCACAGGATCACATCCAATGTGTAGTTTCCAGCTCAAGTATCTCCCTAAACGTTCCCGTCTTCGCATTTGGAGAAAGTCAGTGTCCGGCATTGGATGATTATGCCGATGGTATCGATATTTTAGCTTTCTTGGAGAAACATAGATAG
- the rpsU gene encoding 30S ribosomal protein S21, whose product MIIVNVKEGESLDRALKRFKKKFEKTGVLRELRSRQAYEKKSITRRTQVKKAIYKESLQLDNA is encoded by the coding sequence ATGATTATTGTAAATGTAAAAGAAGGAGAATCGTTAGATAGAGCATTGAAGCGTTTCAAGAAGAAATTCGAGAAAACAGGCGTTTTGAGAGAGTTACGTTCACGTCAGGCTTACGAGAAAAAATCTATTACTCGTCGTACCCAAGTGAAGAAAGCGATCTATAAAGAATCCTTACAGTTAGACAACGCGTAA
- a CDS encoding HAD family phosphatase: MQNIKNIVLDYGNVIFSIDFQRAQQAFSQLGVQNVEDVFAHKQQNEIFDQFDKGLISPAQFREGIRKIANAPHLSDADIDQAWNALLIGVPAGKHEVLTQLKSKYRLFLLSNNNEIHYAYCMQHIQEKYGVESNTVFFEKTYYSHEMGMRKPDRDIFDYVLHDAQINPEETLFIDDSPQHLATAKSLRIHTALCTTEEPLEKIVADWQL, encoded by the coding sequence ATGCAAAATATCAAAAATATCGTACTAGATTACGGCAACGTAATCTTCTCTATTGACTTTCAACGTGCGCAACAAGCTTTTAGCCAATTGGGTGTACAAAATGTAGAAGATGTATTTGCACATAAACAGCAAAACGAAATTTTTGATCAGTTTGACAAAGGATTGATCAGTCCGGCACAGTTTCGGGAAGGTATTCGAAAAATAGCTAACGCACCGCATCTTTCCGATGCGGATATCGATCAAGCCTGGAATGCGTTATTAATTGGTGTCCCTGCCGGTAAACACGAAGTGCTCACGCAACTTAAAAGCAAATACCGCCTATTCCTACTCAGCAACAATAACGAGATCCATTATGCTTATTGTATGCAGCACATTCAAGAGAAGTATGGAGTAGAGAGTAATACCGTGTTTTTTGAAAAAACGTATTACTCCCACGAAATGGGGATGCGAAAGCCGGATCGTGACATCTTTGACTATGTCTTACATGATGCACAGATCAATCCAGAAGAGACACTATTTATTGATGACAGCCCACAGCATTTGGCCACCGCCAAATCACTCCGAATACATACCGCCCTATGTACTACAGAAGAACCTCTGGAAAAAATAGTGGCCGATTGGCAGTTATAA
- a CDS encoding ATP-binding cassette domain-containing protein — MTEHSVIRLKNIDIYQQKHLVLANVNLSIQSGEFIYLIGQSGSGKSSLLKIIYGDLYIATGEGMIAGFDLKKLHDNEVPYLRRKLGIVFQDFHLLNDRTVEKNLEFALKATGWKDRGLIENRMVDVLEKVGLRSKLKKMPHELSGGEQQRVVIARALLNDPEIILADEPTGNLDPATSEEIILLLRDIASSGTAVLMATHDYQIIRNMPSRILRTADGALHDNVTI, encoded by the coding sequence ATGACAGAACATTCCGTTATCAGACTCAAAAATATCGATATCTATCAGCAGAAGCACCTCGTACTGGCTAATGTGAATCTTAGTATTCAATCGGGTGAATTTATCTATTTGATCGGCCAGTCCGGATCCGGAAAAAGTAGTCTTTTGAAAATTATCTACGGAGACCTGTACATCGCTACTGGAGAAGGTATGATCGCAGGGTTTGATTTAAAAAAACTGCATGACAACGAAGTGCCCTATTTACGTCGTAAGCTCGGTATTGTTTTTCAAGATTTTCATTTGCTGAATGATCGTACTGTAGAAAAAAACCTAGAGTTTGCTTTAAAAGCTACGGGCTGGAAGGATCGCGGGCTGATCGAAAATCGGATGGTTGACGTATTAGAGAAAGTAGGTCTTCGTTCCAAATTGAAAAAAATGCCACACGAACTATCCGGCGGTGAGCAGCAGCGAGTGGTGATTGCACGTGCTTTGCTCAATGACCCCGAGATCATCCTTGCTGATGAGCCTACCGGAAACTTGGATCCCGCTACCTCCGAAGAGATCATTCTATTGCTGCGCGACATTGCTTCGTCTGGTACAGCGGTACTAATGGCTACGCATGATTATCAAATCATCCGCAATATGCCGTCTCGTATTCTGCGCACCGCAGATGGCGCACTGCACGACAATGTCACGATCTAA
- a CDS encoding fructose-6-phosphate aldolase — MYLIKVKGVAKIPDYVQLRDEAFTLLAYFRVDRPDKSLDKIGLGDKMDYIMGIAQEIPFGQIVKLDL; from the coding sequence ATGTATTTAATAAAAGTAAAAGGTGTAGCAAAAATTCCAGATTACGTACAATTACGTGATGAGGCCTTTACCCTATTGGCTTATTTTCGTGTCGATAGACCAGATAAATCCCTAGACAAAATAGGTTTAGGCGACAAAATGGACTACATCATGGGCATCGCTCAAGAAATTCCTTTCGGTCAGATCGTCAAACTTGATTTATAA
- a CDS encoding nucleotide exchange factor GrpE: MVNEHEHNQEEESLEQDNLVSNEENSEQEATEAVEDSDVAVKLEEAQDKYARLLAEFENYKKRTSREKIEIIQSAGKEVIGKLLPVLDDMDRAIISMAAAQDVATVKEGVELVNTKFRKLMEQQGLKEMDVVGQAFDSEFQEAITAIPAPTDDMKNKVIDVVEKGYILNDKVIRFAKVVIGQ, encoded by the coding sequence ATGGTAAACGAACACGAACATAATCAAGAAGAAGAGAGTTTGGAGCAAGATAACCTTGTTTCCAATGAGGAAAACAGTGAGCAAGAGGCGACAGAAGCTGTCGAGGATTCGGATGTCGCTGTAAAATTAGAGGAAGCACAGGACAAATATGCACGCCTGCTTGCTGAATTTGAGAATTACAAAAAAAGAACCTCTCGCGAGAAGATAGAAATTATTCAATCTGCCGGAAAAGAAGTAATTGGAAAACTTTTACCTGTGCTGGATGATATGGATCGCGCCATTATTTCGATGGCGGCAGCGCAAGATGTAGCTACCGTGAAAGAAGGGGTTGAGTTAGTCAATACTAAGTTTAGAAAATTGATGGAGCAACAAGGTCTGAAAGAAATGGACGTAGTTGGCCAGGCATTCGATTCGGAATTTCAGGAAGCTATTACGGCAATCCCCGCTCCTACAGACGACATGAAAAACAAAGTGATCGATGTAGTGGAGAAAGGGTATATATTGAATGATAAAGTAATCCGATTTGCCAAAGTGGTGATTGGTCAATAG
- a CDS encoding vitamin K epoxide reductase family protein, which produces MFSNLKLLSNKKHDSNVVLESVLEFFKVKFTDKGIDKSLTQHVEFPSLLTVKDVLSQYGIQSEAIRKGRFNYADFETPFVCSIQQDNWPSAMFTVVSDADEKSITYLDPIKGRNLKVDVQQFENIDKEVILLLDGEHVKDEVNYIVNKQGEWRDNLLNKLPYLLFVVPILLASIQLWFSAESAILLWTSFLFILGSSVGLIASILLIWYEIDSHNPFLKEVCGGNGRNVNCHAVLNSNSSNFLGISWSVWGFAYFASFYLTQFLYPGFHSQINLWSTISLVASPYILYSIYFQGRIIKQWCPLCLTVQVVLLINAIASLAYLSSDITPQWNWYLTSLTAMLSISFLIAGYFMIPLLKKAKDSKDYERKWKKMRYNSDIFYGLLQKSDSIMTPAEGLGIVVGNPDAKLEILKVCNPYCGPCAKAHPELEEIIQHNPNVKVRIIFTASGEDSDRKTAPVSHLLAIEEMLGASVVQKALDDWYLAEEKNYEIFASKYPMNEELRQQGEKIKRMYQWCNEMKIRATPTIYINGKELPESYQIAELKHILLDL; this is translated from the coding sequence ATGTTTAGTAATCTCAAGCTACTTAGCAATAAAAAACATGATTCTAATGTCGTTTTGGAATCAGTATTGGAGTTTTTTAAAGTGAAATTTACAGATAAGGGTATTGACAAATCTTTAACTCAACATGTTGAATTTCCATCGCTTCTTACCGTAAAAGACGTATTGTCGCAGTATGGTATCCAAAGTGAAGCCATTAGAAAAGGACGTTTTAATTACGCTGATTTTGAGACACCTTTTGTTTGTTCGATCCAGCAAGACAATTGGCCTAGCGCCATGTTTACCGTAGTTAGCGATGCTGACGAAAAAAGTATCACGTACCTTGACCCGATAAAAGGCAGAAACCTGAAAGTTGATGTGCAGCAGTTTGAAAATATTGATAAGGAAGTCATTTTACTTTTAGATGGAGAGCATGTGAAAGATGAGGTAAACTATATCGTAAACAAGCAGGGTGAATGGAGAGATAATTTACTCAATAAACTACCTTATCTTCTTTTCGTAGTACCGATCTTGTTAGCAAGTATCCAATTATGGTTCAGTGCGGAATCAGCAATATTACTTTGGACTTCTTTTTTATTTATTCTTGGTTCATCTGTTGGGCTTATAGCATCAATTCTTCTCATATGGTACGAGATTGATTCTCACAATCCATTTCTAAAAGAAGTCTGTGGTGGTAATGGTCGTAATGTGAATTGTCATGCTGTATTAAACTCTAATTCATCCAATTTTTTAGGTATCAGCTGGTCGGTGTGGGGCTTTGCATATTTTGCCTCCTTCTATCTTACACAGTTTTTATATCCTGGTTTTCACTCCCAAATCAATTTGTGGTCGACAATCTCTTTGGTAGCATCACCATATATTCTGTATTCTATCTACTTTCAAGGGCGTATTATTAAGCAATGGTGTCCGCTATGTCTTACTGTACAGGTTGTTTTGTTAATCAATGCCATTGCTTCTCTTGCTTATCTTTCTAGTGATATCACGCCTCAATGGAATTGGTATTTGACTAGTTTGACAGCAATGCTAAGTATTTCGTTTCTTATTGCAGGTTACTTTATGATACCTCTCCTAAAAAAAGCAAAGGATAGTAAGGACTATGAGCGCAAGTGGAAAAAAATGCGATACAACTCAGATATTTTCTATGGGCTACTACAGAAAAGTGACTCTATCATGACCCCTGCAGAAGGTTTAGGGATCGTTGTCGGAAACCCTGATGCTAAGCTTGAAATATTAAAAGTGTGCAATCCTTATTGTGGTCCTTGTGCCAAAGCACATCCAGAACTTGAGGAGATTATTCAGCATAATCCTAACGTCAAGGTGAGAATTATATTTACCGCAAGTGGCGAAGACTCTGATAGGAAAACGGCGCCAGTTTCGCATTTATTGGCGATCGAAGAGATGCTCGGTGCGAGTGTCGTTCAGAAAGCATTAGATGATTGGTACTTAGCAGAGGAGAAAAACTATGAGATTTTTGCCAGCAAGTACCCTATGAATGAAGAATTACGACAACAAGGAGAGAAAATAAAAAGAATGTATCAGTGGTGCAACGAGATGAAAATTCGTGCTACTCCCACTATCTATATTAATGGGAAGGAACTGCCAGAAAGCTACCAGATAGCAGAACTAAAGCATATTTTATTAGACTTATAA